CAGACAGGGTAGAGCTGGATGAGCGTGCCGATGCTTGCGATAATCATGCAGTTCTGGATAAGCGAGGCGGTGAGGCCTTTTTCAATCCCGACGACGTTTGCAAGGATGATGATCGGCGTAATGTTACTTACGAACATGGCGAGCACGTGCTGCAAGCCGAATGGAATTGCCTGTAAAAGCGGAACGCGTCCGTCGAGCTGGTAGATGTTGTCCGAAGTCTTCATGCTTTACCTTGAATGCTTTGCCTGCGGCAATTTAGTTACTGTTCGCGGAACTTGATGAATCCAGTTTCGGGGTCCATGCTATCGACGATGGCGATGGATTCGAGGCGGACGCCTGCGGCGCGGAGCTTTGCTCCACCGGGCTGCATGCCCTTTTCGATGGCGATGCCGACACCGACGAGTTCGGCGCCTGCTTGTTTCACGAGGTCGATGAGCGCCTTGCTGGCTTCACCGTCGGCGAGGAAATCGTCCACAATGAGAATTTTGTCGGTCGGCTTGAGGTACGGGCGCGAAACGAAAATGTCGTTGAACTTTTTGTGCGTGAAGGAATATGCCTTGGCAACGTATTTGTCATCGGTGCTGTTGACGGTCTGGCCCTTCTTGGCGAATACCACGGGCACGTCGTTCAGGTAGGCGATGAATGCCGCGATGGCTATACCGCTTGCCTCGATGGTGAGCACCTTATTGAATTGGACGTCGGCAAAACGGCGTTTGAACTCTTCGCCGATTTTTTGCATCAGGCGGATGTCAATTTGGTGGTTTAAGAAACTGTCAACTTTAAGGACGTTGCCGGGTTTGACTACACC
This genomic stretch from Fibrobacter sp. UWB16 harbors:
- a CDS encoding xanthine phosphoribosyltransferase, yielding MNFLEQKILADGVVKPGNVLKVDSFLNHQIDIRLMQKIGEEFKRRFADVQFNKVLTIEASGIAIAAFIAYLNDVPVVFAKKGQTVNSTDDKYVAKAYSFTHKKFNDIFVSRPYLKPTDKILIVDDFLADGEASKALIDLVKQAGAELVGVGIAIEKGMQPGGAKLRAAGVRLESIAIVDSMDPETGFIKFREQ